One genomic segment of Coffea arabica cultivar ET-39 chromosome 6e, Coffea Arabica ET-39 HiFi, whole genome shotgun sequence includes these proteins:
- the LOC113694099 gene encoding protein FATTY ACID EXPORT 1, chloroplastic-like, giving the protein MASVAISQLPAFSSISRGQQLSFQTRSNPILRSKILVVMSKDERATDISNSGIKTALSYTDGAPKSHNGRSLIVDSTAEEPVAIKGESEPVEEPIATQQIRAAKIHDFCLGIPFGGLVLCGGLVGFIFSRNPATFITGVFFGGPLLALSTLSLTVWRKGKSSLPFMLGQAVLAAVLIWKNTQTYSLTQKLFPSGFYAAISAAMLCFYAYVMISGGNPPPKKKKLSAAVQS; this is encoded by the exons ATGGCATCGGTGGCGATCTCTCAGTTGCCAGCCTTCTCCTCCATTAGTCGGGGTCAGCAACTCAGCTTTCAAACCCGATCAAATCCCATCCTTCGGTCCAAG ATTCTAGTTGTTATGAGCAAAGATGAACGCGCCACAGACATTTCCAATTCAGGGATAAAGACAGCTCTAAGTTACACAGACGGTGCACCAAAATCTCATAATGGAAGGTCATTGATAGTAGATTCTACTGCTGAAGAACCTGTAGCTATTAAAGGGGAGAGCGAACCTGTAGAAGAACCTATTGCAACCCAACAAATAAGGGCAGCCAAGATTCATGATTTTTGTCTAGGAATTCCTTTTG GTGGACTTGTTTTATGTGGGGGCCTTGTTGGCTTCATTTTCTCCAGAAACCCTGCAACGTTTATAACTGGGGTGTTCTTTGGAGGTCCTCTGCTGGCCTTGAGCACTCTTAGTTTAACAGTCTGGAGAAAAGGGAAATCTAGCCTGCCCTTCATGCTAGGTCAAGCAG TGCTTGCTGCAGTCCTCATATGGAAGAACACTCAGACATACTCATTG ACACAAAAGCTATTTCCCTCCGGCTTTTATGCTGCAATTAG TGCTGCAATGTTGTGCTTCTACGCCTATGTGATGATTTCTGGTGGCAACCCACcaccaaagaagaagaagttgtCTGCTGCTGTCCAGTCATGA